A single Candidatus Deferrimicrobiaceae bacterium DNA region contains:
- a CDS encoding CpsD/CapB family tyrosine-protein kinase: MRFPFMNSKTSIPRKTSGAVSTLNIGAEDSIYTEQIKALRAKVEYRIDQIQAKTFAVTSAVSGEGKTTLCVKLAANLASSGRKKVLLIDTDMRKADLARGLGLPGKPGLSDFITGGAPLSDIVCNTVAPGLTVIPAGLRVSEPADLLSGNVFRDFLGSVKDGFDVVLLDTPPVLPVADTLSLRDLVDGFIFVYRAGFTPHKMFSRAAEEIGEKGILGVVINGVEPERQRYYERYYGSYYQRPSASDHVS, encoded by the coding sequence ATGCGATTCCCGTTCATGAACTCCAAGACTTCGATTCCCCGCAAGACATCGGGAGCGGTATCCACCTTGAACATCGGCGCCGAAGACTCCATCTACACCGAGCAGATCAAGGCGTTGCGGGCAAAGGTCGAGTACAGGATCGACCAGATCCAGGCCAAGACCTTCGCGGTGACGAGCGCGGTGTCCGGGGAGGGAAAGACGACGCTTTGCGTCAAGCTGGCGGCCAACCTGGCATCGTCCGGACGCAAGAAGGTGCTCCTGATCGACACCGACATGCGCAAAGCCGACCTGGCCCGCGGGCTGGGGCTTCCGGGCAAGCCGGGACTTTCCGATTTCATCACGGGCGGAGCGCCGCTTAGCGATATCGTCTGCAACACGGTCGCTCCCGGATTGACCGTCATCCCCGCCGGATTGCGCGTCTCCGAACCGGCCGACCTGCTTTCCGGCAATGTCTTCCGCGATTTCCTGGGGTCGGTAAAGGACGGTTTCGACGTGGTCCTGCTCGACACCCCACCGGTGCTGCCGGTCGCCGACACGCTTAGTCTGCGTGACCTGGTCGACGGCTTCATCTTCGTCTACCGTGCCGGCTTCACCCCCCACAAGATGTTTTCCCGGGCCGCCGAAGAAATCGGGGAGAAGGGCATCCTCGGGGTCGTGATCAATGGGGTCGAACCCGAAAGGCAGCGATATTACGAGCGATATTACGGAAGCTATTATCAGAGGCCCTCGGCCTCCGATCATGTTTCCTGA
- a CDS encoding polysaccharide biosynthesis/export family protein → MAKAIWAVACPLLAVLLISVLSGTGRADNTVATISPKPAKDNGAMLHGADASYRMGPEDILRVSVWENKELTLDVVVRPDGKISLPLVQDVQAEGLTAGELAEIVHKRLESFLKDPQVSIIVLQVNAPKLYVIGSVAKPGPYPLRGETSVLQALSAAGGFTQFASPRSIKLIRGSGLKQEVRKINYYKIIDEGGEGNYLLKPGDTIVIP, encoded by the coding sequence ATGGCCAAGGCCATATGGGCGGTAGCCTGTCCGCTGCTTGCCGTTCTGCTGATTTCGGTGTTGTCCGGAACCGGCAGGGCGGACAACACGGTCGCTACGATCAGCCCGAAACCAGCCAAGGATAACGGCGCGATGCTTCATGGCGCAGACGCCTCCTACCGGATGGGTCCCGAAGACATCCTTCGCGTATCCGTCTGGGAAAACAAGGAACTGACGCTCGACGTCGTGGTTCGCCCGGACGGGAAGATATCGCTTCCCCTGGTCCAGGACGTCCAGGCCGAAGGGCTGACGGCCGGCGAGCTCGCCGAAATCGTGCACAAGCGGCTCGAAAGCTTCCTGAAGGATCCCCAGGTCTCCATCATCGTCCTTCAGGTCAACGCGCCCAAGCTTTACGTCATCGGCAGCGTCGCCAAGCCCGGCCCCTACCCGTTGCGGGGCGAAACGAGCGTGCTCCAGGCGCTGTCCGCCGCCGGCGGCTTCACGCAATTCGCCTCCCCGCGCAGCATCAAGCTTATCCGCGGCTCGGGCCTCAAGCAGGAAGTCCGCAAGATCAACTACTACAAGATCATCGACGAAGGCGGAGAGGGCAACTACCTCCTCAAGCCCGGCGATACGATCGTCATTCCTTAA